The DNA segment GCGGCACCGGACTCTCGTCGCTCGGGTCGCGCACCGCGCACACCAGCCGCCCGGTCCAGCGCAGCAGATGCAGCCGCACGGGCGCCGACTGCCCTGCGCCGGGCGGGAGTTCGGCGGGCAGGGCATGGCGCAGCGCGTTGGTGACGAGTTCGGAGACGACCAGGGCTATGTCGTCGAAGCGGTCGCCGACGTCCCACGGGCCGAGGGTGGAGCGGGTGAAGTTCCGCGCCTCGCCGACGGCCTCGTAGCGGGCCGGCAGCGCGCAGGAGGCGGCGTCGGACACGGCCGAGGGGTCCAGCGGAGGAAGGCCCTGCCGTAACGGCTTGAGCATGGTCGATCCATTCGTCCCCATGCGAGGCACTCCCGGAATTCGCGGTCGTTGCGAGGCAGCGGTGGCGCGGCACCCATGGTTTCGGATGCGCACAGCAGATGCAAGGGCAGATGCACGTGCACGCGGCCGAAATCGCCCTGCGCGTACCGCTTCTTGGCCATTTTTTCCGCCATCGAGGCGTACATCGGCGCCAGTGGTCGTGACCTCTGGCGGGCAGGAACGGTTCACCTCTTTCCGTTTCCGTAACCGTACGAGTACTGCTTGAAGTGTTTTAGTGGCAGACTCAGGCACTTGCGGATGGTTGGGGAGGCGACGTACGTGAGCGCGGGAGAGCCCGGATCGGTGGTGCGGCGGATGCTGCTCGGCTCGCAACTCAGGCGGCTGCGAGAGGCGCGGGGGATCACACGCGAGGCGGCGGGTTACTCGATCCGCGCCTCCGAATCGAAGATCAGCCGGATGGAACTGGGCCGGGTGAGCTTCAAGACCAGGGACGTCGAAGACCTGTTGACGCTCTACGGCATCGACGACGAGGCGGAGCGCGAATCGCTGCTCTCCCTCGCGCGGGAGGCCAACGTGGCGGGCTGGTGGCACAGTTACTCCGACGTGCTGCCGAGCTGGTTCCCCACCTATGTGGGCCTGGAGGGCGCCGCGCACCTCATCCGGGTCTACGAGGTGCAGTTCGTGCACGGCCTGCTCCAGACCGAGGACTACGCCCGCGCGGTCGTCCGGCGCGGCATGCGCGGCGCGAGCGCGGCGGACGTGGAGCGGCGGGTGGCGCTGCGCCTGGAGCGGCAGAAGCATCTGCTCGGCGACCACGCGCCGGAGTTCCACATCGTGCTCGACGAGGCCGCCCTGCACCGCCCCTACGGTGACCGCGAGGTCATGCGCGGCCAGCTCCGGCATCTGATCGAGGTCTCCGAGCGGCCCAACGTGCGCCTTCAGGTCATGCCCTTCGCCTTCGGCGGACACTCCGGGGAGAGCGGTGCCTTCACCCTGCTCAGCTTCCCCGAGTCGGACCTCTCCGACGTGGTCTACCTGGAGCAGCTCACCAGCGCCCTCTACCTGGACAAGCGCGAGGACGTCGCCCAGTACGAGCACGCGCTAAAGGAACTCCAGCAGGACAGCCCCGGGCCCGAGGAGAGCCGCGACCTCATCGCGAGGCTGGCCGAACAGGTGTAATGCGCAAGGGAGTTGAGGGGTCTCGCGCTCCTCGCTCCGCGTAGCGCACCCGTACGATGGCCTGTGATCAGCACCTGGCGTGACTCAGCCGTACGCTCACGATTGAGGGATCACATGGCGGCCTTTTTCAGCGACCTCGCCCAGCAGTACATCGACGGCGAATGGCGGCCGGGCACCGGCTCCTGGGACGTCATCGACTTCAACCCCTACGACGACGAGAAGCTGGCCTCGATCACCGTGGCCTCGGTCGACGAGATCGACCAGGCGTACCGGGCCGCCGAGCGCGTCCAGAAGGAATGGGCGCGCACCAGCCCCTACGCGCGTCGCGCGGTCTTCGAGCGGGCCCTCGGGCTGCTCCAGGAGCGCGAGGAGGAGATCGCCGAGCTGATCGTCGCGGAGCTGGGCGGTACCCGGGTGAAGGCCGGGTTCGAGCTGCACCTCGCCAAGGAGTTCCTGCGCGAGGCGGTCCACCTGGCGCTGGCCCCCGAGGGCCGCATCCTGCCCTCCCCGCTGGAGGGCAAGGAGAACCGCGTCTACCGGGTGCCGGTCGGCGTGGTGGGCGTGATCAGCCCCTTCAACTTCCCGTTCCTGCTGTCGCTGAAGTCGGTCGCCCCGGCGCTCGCGCTCGGCAACGGCGTGGTGCTCAAGCCGCACCAGAACACGCCGATCGTGGGCGGCACCCTGATCGCCAAGCTCTTCGAGGACGCCGGCCTGCCCGGCGGGCTGCTCAACGTGGTGGTCACCGACATCGCGGAGATCGGGGACGCCTTCATCGAGCACCCGGTGCCGCGTGTCATCTCCTTCACCGGCTCCGACGGCACCGGCCGCCATGTCGCCACCGTGTGCGCCGCGAACTTCAAGCGGGCGGTGCTCGAACTCGGCGGCAACAGCGCCCTGGTGGTGCTGGACGACGCCGACCTCGACTACGCGGTGGACGCGGCCGTCTTCAGCCGGTTCGTGCACCAGGGGCAGGTCTGCATGGCCGCCAACCGGGTGCTGGTGGACCGTTCGGTGGCCGGGCAGTTCACCGAGAAGTTCGTCGCCAAGGTGCGCTCACTGCCGGTCGGCGACCCGCGCGACCCGGCCACGGTCATCGGCCCGGTCATCAACTCCACGCAGGCCAACGCCCTCTCCTCGGTGGTCGAGCAGGCGCTCGCGGAGGGGGCGACGGCGCTGGTGCACGGCCCGGTCGAGGGCAATCTGGTCTCGCCCAGCGTGCTCACCGGCCTGCCGGAGGGGTCGGAGCTGCTGCGGCAGGAGGTCTTCGGGCCGGTCGTCTTCCTCGTGCCGTTCGACGGCGAGGAGGAGGCGGTCCGGATCGTCAACGACACCCCCTACGGGCTCAGCGGCGCCGTCCACACCGGTGACATCGAACGTGGGGTGGCCTTCGCGCGGCGGATCGACACCGGGATGTTCCATGTGAACGACGGCACCGTGCACGACGAGCCGATCGTGCCCTTCGGCGGGGAGAAGCACTCCGGCACCGGCCGGCTGAACGGCGAGACGACCCTGGAGGCGTTCACCACCACCAAGTGGATCTCGGTGCAGCACGGCCGCAGCGGCTTCCCGTTCTGAGCCGGCGCGAGAAGTTCCGGCACCACGGGCCAGCGAAAACACCATCTGTCCTCGATGGCCCGTAGCTTCTTCGGTGTCGGGGCGAACGGCACCGGCGGGACGGAAGAAGAGGCGGACGGTCATGGTCACTCATGTGGGAGCCGAGGCACCGGGCGACGAGCGCGGAGCACTGCTGGCGTTCCTGGAGGAGCAGCGCGGCGGCATCCGCCGGGCCCTGCTGGGCGTGACGGAGGAGCAGGCGCGCACCCGGCCCAGCGCGAGCGGGCTGTCGCTGGGCGGGCTGCTGAAGCATGTCGCCGAGGTCGAGCAGGCGTGGCAGGCCCGCGCCCGCCAGGAGCCGCCGGCGGTGCACCGGGACCAGTCGAACTGGCAGGAGTGCTTCGAGCTCACCGACGACGAGACGGTGGCGGGGCAGCTCGCGTACTGGGCGGAGCTGGCCGCGGAGACGGAGAAGCTGATCCGCTCCGCGCCCAGCCTGGACGACACCTTCCCGCTGCCCTCGGCCCCCTGGTTCCCGCCGGACGGCGCGGTCTCGCTGCGCTGGCTCTGTCTCCACCTGATCCGCGAGACGGCCCGCCACGCCGGTCACGCCGACATCATCCGCGAGTCCCTGGACGGCAGGACGGCGTTCGAGCTGGTGGCGCTTGAGGAGCAGCAGTCGGAGTCCCAGCAGCCGGAGTCGTAGTGGCCCTCAGTGGTGGAACCCGGTGGCGGTCTCCCTGTCACCGGTCGGCCCCTGCTGGCGGCGCAGGCCGTCCAGCGCGCGGGTGAGGTCGGCGAGGAAGAGGTCGGCCAGGTCGTGCGAGAACCCGTTGCGGCACACCACCCGCAGCACGGAGAGGTCCTCCCGGTCCGGCGGGAAGGTGTAGGCGGGTACCAGCCAGCCGTACTCGCGCAGCCGCCGGGAGACGTCGAACACGTCGTACGCGCTGACGTGGTCGGCGGTGGTGAAGGCGAACACCGGGAGCTGGTCGCCGCGCGTCAGCAGGCGGAAGTCGCCGAGTGCCTCGATCTTCCCGGCGAGGTAGGTCGCCACGGCGCGGGTGGAGCGCTGCACCGCGCGGTAGCCCTCGCGGCCCAGGCGCAGGAACGTGTAGTACTGGGCCGCGACCTGGGCGCCGGGGCGGGAGAAGTTCAGCGCGAAGGTGGGCATGTCGCCGCCGAGGTAGTTCACCCGGAACACCAGCTCCTCGGGGAGCGCGTCGGCGTCCCGCCACAGCGCCCAGCCGACGCCGGGGTAGACAAGCCCGTACTTGTGGCCGGAGGTGTTGATGGAGGCCACGCGCGGGAGGCGGAAGTCCCAGACGAGGTCCTCGTCCAGGAAGGGGGCGACCATCGCGCCCGAGGCGCCGTCCACGTGGACGGGGATGTCCAGGCCGGTGCGCTCCTTGAGAGCGTCCAGCTCGGCGCAGAGGGCGGCGATGGGCTCGTAGGAGCCGTCGAAGGTGGAGCCGAGGATGCCGACCACCCCGATGGTGTTCTCGTCGCACAGGTCGGCCGCCGCGCGCGGGTCGAGGTGGAAGCGGTCGCCCGCCATGGGGACGAGCCGGGGCTCGACCTCCCAGAAGTCGCAGAACTTCTCCCAGCAGACCTGGACGTTGACGCCCATCACCAGATTCGGGCGGGCCCCCGGGTACCGGTCGGCGTTCCGTTTGGACCAGCGGCGCTTGAGCGCCAGGCCGGCCAGCATGCACGCCTCGCTGGAGCCGGTGGTGGAGCAGCCGACCACGGCCGAGGGGTCGGGGGCGTTCCACAGGTCGGCGAGCATCGCCACGCAGCGCCGCTCCAGCTCGGCGGTGCGCGGGTACTCGTCCTTGTCGATCATGTTCTTGTCCAGGCACTCCGCCATCAGCACCCCGGCCTGCGGCTCCATCCAGGTGGTGACGAAGGTGGCCAGGTTCAGCCGGGCGTTGCCGTCCAGCATCAGTTCGTCGTGCACCACCTGGTACGCCGTCGAGGGGGCCAGCGGCTTCTCCGGCATCCGGTGGGTGGCCGGGGCCTCGGTCATCCCGCTCACGGGGTCGGCGTCCCCGAAGAACGGGTTGACGGATATGCGGCGTTCCCCGTGCTTCTTGGAACCTCGGTGCAGCGCCATGGGCCATGCCTCCATCTGGGGGGAGATCTCAGATCAGGAACGGTTCAGCGGATCGGGGTCCCGTCCGCGTGCAACTGCATCTGCGGGCGTCCGGTCACCAGCAGCCAGGCGGGCAGCGAGGCGATGCACAGCAGGGCGAGCACTGCGGGGGAGGAGACCAGGGCGGCGGCCGTGAAGAGGCTGATCCAGCCCTGCCGGGTGATCGCCAGCAGCATGCCCAGCACGCCCGTGGCCACCGCGACCGCGGGCTGCACGGCCGGGACCAGGGCGTGCGCGCACAGGCCGAACGCGGCCCCGATGAACACGGACGGGAAGATCCGGCCGCCCCGGAACCCGCAGGAGGCCGCCACCACCAGCGCGGCCAGCTTCACCACCGCCAGCACCGCGAACTGGCCAGCCGACCAGCCGTCGGGGTCCCGCGCCAGCTCCCCGACCTCGGTGAGCCCCTTGAACAGCGTCAGATGCCCGCCCGCCGCCGCCAGCGCGCCCAGCACCAGGCCGCCCGCCGGGAGCATCAGCATCGGGTGCCGCAGCCGGTGGAAGGCGGTGTGGACGTAGGGGAAGACGCGGACCGCGCACATGCCGAGCAGCGCGGCCGCCGAGGCGATCACCAGGGCGGCTACCACGTCGTTCCAGCGGGGGTGGCCGAAGGGCGGCAGGCCCAGGTCGAAGGTGGGGCGGGCGACCAGGGTGGTGGTGATGGCGCCGCAGGCGGCCGCGGTCAGCGGGGCGAACAGGTTGTCCCAGAGCCGCCCCCGCAGCGGGCGCCCGGCCAGCGACTCGGAGATCACCAGCGCGGCCGCGACCGGGGTGCCGAACAGCGCCCCGATGGTGCCCGCCTCCGCCAGCACCGGCCACAGCGCGTCCGGCGCCCGGGGCACCAGCTTCTGCCCGAGCCACATGGCGAGCCCGACGTTGACCGCGATGATCGGGTTCTCCGGGCCGAGGCTCGGCCCGCCCGCCAGCATCAGCCCCACCGCGAGCACCAGCCCCGGCAGCACCCTGGGCGGCAGCACCGGCGCGTCCAGGCCGAGGGTGGCCGGGTCGGGCCCGGCGTGCCCGGGGACCAGCCACACCACCAGGCCGACCGCGACACCGGTGGCGAACAGCATCACGAACATCCAGAGCACCGAGTACCGGCCCACGCCGAGCGCGTCCGGCAGCGGTCCCCACAGCACGTGCTGGAGCTGTTCGGCGGCCGTGCTCACCCCGACGAAGACGAGGCTGGTCACGATCCCCACCGCCACGGAGGGCAGGATCAGCGGCAGCAGCGCACGCGCCGGGGCCGTGGGAGAGGTCGGGGGCGGCTGCCGCGCGGTGTCCTGGGCCACGCGATCACCATAAGCGGACAGAACGGGCACAACATCCCGGGCGGGAGTCCCCCTTGCACCTCACCCGGCGTGAGGACCGAGCGTGGACCCCGGCGGCGCACCCGGCGCCGCCGACGACAAGGAGCGAGGAACGTTGAGCTTCTCCGTGGGACAGGTCGCGGGGTTCGCCGGGATCACGGTGCGCACCCTGCACCACTACGACGAGATCGGGCTGCTCGTGCCCAGCGCCCGCACGCACGCCGGACACCGGCGCTACGCCGACGCCGACCTCGACCGGCTCCAGCAGATCCTGTTCTACCGCGAGCTGGGCTTCCCGCTCGACGAGGTCGCCGCCCTGCTCGACGATCCCGGCGCGGACCCCCGCGCCCAGCTGAGGCGGCAGCACGAGCTGCTGACCGCCCGGATCGAGCGACTGAGCCGGATGGCGGCGGCCGTGGAACACGCCATGGAGGCACGCACGATGGGCATCGACCTCACCCCCGAGGAACGCTTCGAGGTTTTCGGGGACCACGACCCCGAGCAATACGCCGAGGAGACCGAGCGCCGCTGGGGCACCACCGAGGCGTACGCCGAGTCCCGCCGCCGCACCGCCCGCCACACCAAGGCCGACTGGCAGCGGATGCGCGCCGAGTCCGACGACTTCAACGCCCGTTACGCCACCCTGGTGGCCGACGGCGTCCCGCCCGCCGACCCGGCGGCGATGGACCTCGCCGAGGAGCACCGCCGCCACATCGACCGCTGGTTCTACCCGTGTCCCCACGCGACGCACCGCTGTCTGGGTGAGATGTACGTCGCCGACCCCCGCTTCACCGCGTACTACGACGCCCTCGGCCCCGGTGTCGCCGCCCATCTGAACGCGGCCATCGCGGCCAACGCCGACCGGCACGCGGCGTAGGCACCCCGGTCCTGGCTCACTCCTGGGCCAGGACCACCGCCGTGCCGTACGCGCAGACCTCGGTGCCCAGGTCGGCAGCCTCGGTGACGTCGAAGCGGAAGGCGACCACCGCGTTGGCACCCCGCGCGCGTGCCTGCTCCACCAGGCGCTCCATGGCCTGGTTGCGGGTCTGCACCAGGGTCTTGGTCAGCCCCTTCAGCTCGCCGCCGATCATCGACTTCAGCCCGGCGCCGATCTGGCTGCCCAGGTGCCGCGAGCGCACGGTGAGGCCGAAGACCTCGCCGAGCACCCGCTCCACCCGCCGTCCGGGCACGTCGTTCGCCGTCACCACCAGTACGTCCGGCTCGGGCCCCTGGCCGCCGCCGTAGTC comes from the Streptomyces seoulensis genome and includes:
- a CDS encoding ATP-binding protein, yielding MGTNGSTMLKPLRQGLPPLDPSAVSDAASCALPARYEAVGEARNFTRSTLGPWDVGDRFDDIALVVSELVTNALRHALPAELPPGAGQSAPVRLHLLRWTGRLVCAVRDPSDESPVPRETEDDFSAESGRGLLLVESFADGWGWHPASGGAGGKLVWALFRLGKDDAGQGGL
- a CDS encoding helix-turn-helix domain-containing protein; its protein translation is MLLGSQLRRLREARGITREAAGYSIRASESKISRMELGRVSFKTRDVEDLLTLYGIDDEAERESLLSLAREANVAGWWHSYSDVLPSWFPTYVGLEGAAHLIRVYEVQFVHGLLQTEDYARAVVRRGMRGASAADVERRVALRLERQKHLLGDHAPEFHIVLDEAALHRPYGDREVMRGQLRHLIEVSERPNVRLQVMPFAFGGHSGESGAFTLLSFPESDLSDVVYLEQLTSALYLDKREDVAQYEHALKELQQDSPGPEESRDLIARLAEQV
- a CDS encoding aldehyde dehydrogenase family protein, which produces MAAFFSDLAQQYIDGEWRPGTGSWDVIDFNPYDDEKLASITVASVDEIDQAYRAAERVQKEWARTSPYARRAVFERALGLLQEREEEIAELIVAELGGTRVKAGFELHLAKEFLREAVHLALAPEGRILPSPLEGKENRVYRVPVGVVGVISPFNFPFLLSLKSVAPALALGNGVVLKPHQNTPIVGGTLIAKLFEDAGLPGGLLNVVVTDIAEIGDAFIEHPVPRVISFTGSDGTGRHVATVCAANFKRAVLELGGNSALVVLDDADLDYAVDAAVFSRFVHQGQVCMAANRVLVDRSVAGQFTEKFVAKVRSLPVGDPRDPATVIGPVINSTQANALSSVVEQALAEGATALVHGPVEGNLVSPSVLTGLPEGSELLRQEVFGPVVFLVPFDGEEEAVRIVNDTPYGLSGAVHTGDIERGVAFARRIDTGMFHVNDGTVHDEPIVPFGGEKHSGTGRLNGETTLEAFTTTKWISVQHGRSGFPF
- a CDS encoding DinB family protein; translated protein: MVTHVGAEAPGDERGALLAFLEEQRGGIRRALLGVTEEQARTRPSASGLSLGGLLKHVAEVEQAWQARARQEPPAVHRDQSNWQECFELTDDETVAGQLAYWAELAAETEKLIRSAPSLDDTFPLPSAPWFPPDGAVSLRWLCLHLIRETARHAGHADIIRESLDGRTAFELVALEEQQSESQQPES
- a CDS encoding glutamate decarboxylase, whose amino-acid sequence is MALHRGSKKHGERRISVNPFFGDADPVSGMTEAPATHRMPEKPLAPSTAYQVVHDELMLDGNARLNLATFVTTWMEPQAGVLMAECLDKNMIDKDEYPRTAELERRCVAMLADLWNAPDPSAVVGCSTTGSSEACMLAGLALKRRWSKRNADRYPGARPNLVMGVNVQVCWEKFCDFWEVEPRLVPMAGDRFHLDPRAAADLCDENTIGVVGILGSTFDGSYEPIAALCAELDALKERTGLDIPVHVDGASGAMVAPFLDEDLVWDFRLPRVASINTSGHKYGLVYPGVGWALWRDADALPEELVFRVNYLGGDMPTFALNFSRPGAQVAAQYYTFLRLGREGYRAVQRSTRAVATYLAGKIEALGDFRLLTRGDQLPVFAFTTADHVSAYDVFDVSRRLREYGWLVPAYTFPPDREDLSVLRVVCRNGFSHDLADLFLADLTRALDGLRRQQGPTGDRETATGFHH
- a CDS encoding ion channel protein; this translates as MAQDTARQPPPTSPTAPARALLPLILPSVAVGIVTSLVFVGVSTAAEQLQHVLWGPLPDALGVGRYSVLWMFVMLFATGVAVGLVVWLVPGHAGPDPATLGLDAPVLPPRVLPGLVLAVGLMLAGGPSLGPENPIIAVNVGLAMWLGQKLVPRAPDALWPVLAEAGTIGALFGTPVAAALVISESLAGRPLRGRLWDNLFAPLTAAACGAITTTLVARPTFDLGLPPFGHPRWNDVVAALVIASAAALLGMCAVRVFPYVHTAFHRLRHPMLMLPAGGLVLGALAAAGGHLTLFKGLTEVGELARDPDGWSAGQFAVLAVVKLAALVVAASCGFRGGRIFPSVFIGAAFGLCAHALVPAVQPAVAVATGVLGMLLAITRQGWISLFTAAALVSSPAVLALLCIASLPAWLLVTGRPQMQLHADGTPIR
- a CDS encoding MerR family transcriptional regulator → MSFSVGQVAGFAGITVRTLHHYDEIGLLVPSARTHAGHRRYADADLDRLQQILFYRELGFPLDEVAALLDDPGADPRAQLRRQHELLTARIERLSRMAAAVEHAMEARTMGIDLTPEERFEVFGDHDPEQYAEETERRWGTTEAYAESRRRTARHTKADWQRMRAESDDFNARYATLVADGVPPADPAAMDLAEEHRRHIDRWFYPCPHATHRCLGEMYVADPRFTAYYDALGPGVAAHLNAAIAANADRHAA
- a CDS encoding YbjQ family protein; this encodes MGLEDYGGGQGPEPDVLVVTANDVPGRRVERVLGEVFGLTVRSRHLGSQIGAGLKSMIGGELKGLTKTLVQTRNQAMERLVEQARARGANAVVAFRFDVTEAADLGTEVCAYGTAVVLAQE